A genomic segment from Pradoshia eiseniae encodes:
- a CDS encoding DHA2 family efflux MFS transporter permease subunit, whose translation MNASSAENVRPNYLIIGIILAGAFVSILNSTLLNVALPSMMADFDVKPTTIQWLATGYMLVNGILIPTSAYLIQKFSVRQLFMTAMLLFTIGTIASAISPTFAILLTGRMIQASGSAIMMPLLMNVLLSSFPIEKRGSAMGVMGLVMIFAPAIGPTLSGWIIEHYEWRYLFYMIIPIALLVILLAFFKLRDKKESVETHLDQLSVLLSSVGFGGLLYGFSSAGDKGWDSPLVYVPIIVGVIGITSLVVRQVLIDKPMLDFRVYKYPMFALSSVIAIVINMAMFSAMILMPIYLQTLRGISPLDSGLLMLPGAIIMGIMSPITGKLFDKFGGRLLAIIGLTITVATTYFFYNLSMETEYSSLIVLYSIRMLGMSMVMMPVVTNGLNSLPSRMNPHGTAINNTLNQVSAAIGSALLVSVMSSRAKLHAEELTEKAMNSLTDQPDAQTLANIKAEIAAQSTLAGINDAFFVAFFIAILALVLAFFIKKPKRADEPAPSQSNTNAKTLSPHAER comes from the coding sequence ATGAATGCATCCTCCGCAGAGAATGTCCGCCCAAATTACTTGATTATCGGAATAATTTTAGCCGGTGCCTTCGTCTCTATTTTGAACTCAACCTTATTGAATGTCGCGCTCCCATCAATGATGGCAGATTTTGATGTGAAGCCAACAACCATTCAATGGCTGGCAACGGGATATATGCTCGTAAACGGTATACTAATTCCTACTTCAGCTTATCTGATTCAGAAATTCTCTGTCAGACAATTGTTTATGACAGCGATGCTTCTCTTCACAATCGGAACGATTGCAAGCGCCATTTCGCCTACTTTTGCTATCCTTCTCACAGGAAGAATGATTCAAGCATCAGGCTCTGCTATCATGATGCCGCTTTTAATGAATGTTTTGCTATCAAGTTTCCCAATTGAAAAGCGTGGAAGCGCAATGGGAGTGATGGGGCTTGTCATGATTTTTGCCCCTGCCATCGGCCCGACTCTATCAGGGTGGATTATTGAGCATTACGAATGGCGCTATTTGTTTTACATGATTATCCCAATCGCCCTCCTCGTTATTTTGCTTGCTTTCTTCAAGCTTAGGGATAAGAAGGAGTCGGTTGAGACACATTTAGACCAATTGTCTGTCCTGCTTTCTTCTGTTGGTTTTGGAGGGCTTTTATACGGATTCAGTTCTGCAGGTGATAAGGGATGGGATTCTCCGCTTGTCTATGTCCCCATTATTGTCGGTGTTATCGGTATCACCAGTCTTGTGGTGCGCCAGGTATTGATTGATAAACCAATGCTTGATTTTCGTGTATACAAATACCCAATGTTCGCCCTATCTTCTGTGATCGCCATTGTCATCAATATGGCCATGTTTTCGGCTATGATTCTTATGCCCATTTACCTGCAAACCTTACGGGGAATCTCTCCTCTTGATTCAGGCTTATTGATGCTGCCCGGAGCGATAATTATGGGAATTATGTCACCAATCACTGGCAAGCTATTTGATAAATTTGGCGGCCGTCTTTTAGCGATTATCGGCTTAACAATTACGGTAGCCACTACTTATTTTTTCTATAATCTATCGATGGAAACAGAATATTCTTCCTTGATTGTCTTATATTCTATCCGGATGCTCGGCATGTCAATGGTCATGATGCCAGTCGTCACAAATGGGCTCAATTCATTGCCTTCACGGATGAATCCACACGGCACAGCCATTAACAATACGTTGAATCAAGTATCAGCAGCCATTGGCTCTGCTCTTCTTGTCTCTGTCATGTCTTCTCGTGCAAAGCTTCATGCCGAGGAATTAACCGAAAAAGCCATGAACAGCCTTACAGACCAGCCAGATGCACAAACCTTAGCCAATATAAAAGCAGAGATTGCAGCACAATCCACATTAGCAGGGATTAATGATGCCTTCTTTGTTGCCTTCTTCATCGCCATCTTAGCCCTTGTTCTTGCCTTTTTCATTAAAAAGCCGAAACGGGCTGATGAACCAGCACCTAGCCAATCGAATACAAATGCAAAAACTTTGTCTCCTCATGCTGAAAGATAA
- the cysC gene encoding adenylyl-sulfate kinase, with product MKKATNITWHETAITKGERRAQNGHGSCVLWFTGLSGSGKSTIANAFSSYLYEQGISEYVLDGDNIRHGLNKDLGFSDEDRAENIRRIGEVAKLFVDSGTIVTTAFISPFRSDRNQVRSLFDEGEFVEIFVDCPIDECERRDPKHLYAKARRGEIKDFTGIDSPYENPLEPELTIQSHKVTIEEAVKEIADYLVSKNMI from the coding sequence GTGAAAAAGGCAACGAATATTACATGGCATGAAACGGCCATTACAAAGGGTGAACGGCGAGCGCAAAACGGCCACGGAAGCTGTGTTCTTTGGTTCACAGGACTTTCTGGATCCGGTAAATCGACCATTGCCAATGCGTTTTCGAGCTATTTATATGAGCAAGGAATCAGTGAGTATGTACTTGATGGCGATAACATCCGGCATGGACTGAATAAAGACCTTGGATTTTCAGATGAAGACCGGGCGGAAAATATTCGTCGTATCGGTGAGGTCGCTAAGCTATTTGTTGATAGCGGCACGATTGTGACGACAGCCTTTATTTCGCCGTTTCGTTCAGACCGTAATCAAGTCCGCTCCCTGTTTGATGAAGGCGAGTTCGTTGAGATTTTCGTTGATTGTCCAATTGATGAGTGTGAGCGAAGAGATCCAAAGCACTTGTATGCGAAGGCGCGCAGAGGGGAAATCAAGGATTTCACCGGGATTGATTCCCCCTATGAGAACCCGCTGGAGCCAGAATTAACGATACAGTCTCATAAGGTAACGATAGAGGAAGCAGTGAAGGAAATCGCTGATTACTTAGTTTCAAAGAATATGATTTAA
- a CDS encoding DUF3906 family protein translates to MAFLYRFEVCLKEKDVMAIIAAANDEEAFKHLDVELEKFYLHMPEIVDVTLREKKRIGKNTGFILDEDERGW, encoded by the coding sequence ATGGCGTTTCTGTATAGATTTGAAGTTTGTTTAAAAGAGAAAGATGTCATGGCCATCATTGCTGCGGCTAATGATGAGGAAGCCTTTAAGCATCTGGATGTGGAGCTTGAGAAATTTTATTTGCATATGCCAGAGATTGTTGATGTGACATTACGGGAGAAGAAGCGGATAGGCAAAAATACGGGTTTTATCCTTGATGAAGATGAGAGAGGGTGGTAA
- a CDS encoding sirohydrochlorin chelatase, with translation MRAILYVGHGTRSKKGADEAKQFIERVISEVKCEVQELSFLELTEPYIDEGFTRCVERGATSICVVPIFLLSAGHIKKDIPEALEPLKKGFPNIPVEMADPFGVREDLLDALAELIRDAAPDVNGADSVLIVGRGSSDPGLLDNFVSIVKGVKERMALAQVEACYLAAAAPTFQDGIRNICEKTLGRVIVVPYLLFEGLLLAEVRAEVRKRTKNGESVLLANPLGKHQAVIDIIKNRARDKEEYHAAAYH, from the coding sequence GTGAGAGCCATATTGTATGTTGGCCATGGCACAAGGTCGAAAAAAGGAGCCGATGAGGCCAAACAGTTTATAGAGCGTGTAATCAGCGAAGTGAAGTGCGAGGTACAGGAGCTCAGCTTTCTTGAGCTGACGGAGCCATACATAGATGAGGGGTTCACTCGATGTGTGGAAAGAGGGGCTACGTCGATTTGCGTTGTCCCTATTTTCCTGTTGTCTGCAGGCCATATTAAAAAAGATATCCCAGAGGCGCTGGAGCCATTAAAAAAGGGGTTTCCGAATATCCCTGTTGAGATGGCTGACCCATTTGGCGTTCGCGAAGATCTCTTGGATGCGTTGGCTGAACTGATAAGGGATGCGGCTCCTGATGTAAATGGCGCTGATTCTGTACTTATCGTTGGAAGAGGAAGCAGTGACCCAGGTCTTCTAGATAATTTTGTGAGCATTGTCAAAGGCGTGAAGGAAAGAATGGCATTAGCGCAGGTAGAAGCCTGTTATTTGGCAGCGGCAGCCCCAACCTTCCAGGATGGGATTAGGAACATATGTGAGAAAACCTTGGGAAGAGTGATTGTGGTCCCTTATTTGCTGTTTGAGGGATTGCTTTTGGCAGAGGTGCGAGCAGAGGTGCGGAAAAGAACGAAGAATGGGGAATCCGTCCTTTTAGCCAATCCGCTTGGCAAGCATCAGGCGGTCATCGATATCATTAAGAATAGAGCGAGGGATAAGGAGGAGTATCATGCAGCCGCTTATCATTGA
- the cobA gene encoding uroporphyrinogen-III C-methyltransferase, giving the protein MAGKVYLVGAGPGDPDLITVKGMRCLQQADVILYDRLVNPELLKQAKEDAQLVYCGKLPHYHTMKQETINHFLVKYAKRGLNVVRLKGGDPFVFGRGGEEAEECVKHDVPFEIVPGITSGIAASAYAGIPVTHRTLSKSFAFVTGHQAGDVAAEHQWGHLANAVDTICVYMGVSHLPSIIRNLIQAGKPSDTPIALVHWGTYSEQRTVTGTLATIKDDIQRENIANPSMIVIGEVVRLHHRLNWFKEEIEPHLPVVHG; this is encoded by the coding sequence ATGGCAGGTAAAGTATACTTAGTCGGAGCGGGACCGGGTGACCCCGATTTAATCACGGTGAAAGGGATGCGCTGCCTGCAGCAAGCAGATGTCATTCTTTACGACCGCCTTGTAAATCCTGAACTGCTGAAGCAGGCAAAGGAGGATGCCCAGCTTGTCTACTGCGGGAAGCTGCCGCATTACCATACGATGAAACAGGAGACCATCAATCATTTCCTGGTGAAGTATGCAAAGCGCGGGCTGAATGTTGTTAGGCTGAAGGGGGGAGATCCCTTTGTTTTCGGGCGAGGTGGCGAGGAGGCGGAAGAATGCGTGAAGCATGATGTTCCATTTGAAATTGTTCCTGGCATCACGTCCGGAATCGCCGCATCTGCCTACGCCGGTATTCCAGTGACACATCGTACGTTAAGCAAGAGCTTTGCCTTCGTAACCGGTCATCAGGCCGGAGATGTAGCGGCTGAGCATCAGTGGGGACACTTAGCGAATGCGGTTGATACAATCTGTGTTTATATGGGAGTTTCCCACTTGCCGTCCATTATTCGAAATTTAATCCAGGCAGGGAAGCCGTCTGACACTCCAATTGCTTTGGTACACTGGGGGACCTATTCAGAGCAGCGAACGGTCACCGGTACATTGGCGACTATTAAGGATGATATCCAGCGGGAGAATATTGCCAACCCAAGCATGATTGTCATTGGAGAAGTCGTTCGTCTTCATCATCGTCTGAACTGGTTCAAGGAAGAAATTGAACCGCATTTGCCGGTTGTCCACGGTTAA
- a CDS encoding precorrin-2 dehydrogenase/sirohydrochlorin ferrochelatase family protein, protein MQPLIIDLSGKKVIIAGGGRIATRKAKVLSAEKALITFIAPEISEEARSLAKEYNYELIEREALPNDFSGAMLVILATNSRTVNASLVNILPPNQLVCVVDESGEGNVTFPATVRRGHLQIAVTSNGSSPKLTRKLKRELEEQFDESWIGYTAWLYEMRKKVKQLDLPFEEKQQILWDILADEYKDEAARQRAILLSQG, encoded by the coding sequence ATGCAGCCGCTTATCATTGATTTGTCGGGAAAGAAGGTTATCATAGCTGGCGGAGGCAGGATAGCGACAAGGAAAGCGAAAGTCCTCTCTGCAGAAAAGGCCCTCATTACCTTCATTGCACCGGAAATTTCTGAGGAGGCTCGCTCACTAGCCAAAGAGTATAACTATGAATTAATTGAGCGAGAGGCATTGCCAAATGATTTCAGTGGAGCTATGCTCGTTATCCTTGCAACAAATAGCAGGACGGTGAATGCCTCATTAGTGAATATACTGCCACCTAATCAGCTTGTTTGTGTGGTGGATGAATCTGGTGAAGGCAATGTAACATTCCCTGCCACGGTCCGCCGCGGGCATTTGCAAATTGCGGTCACCTCCAATGGCTCCAGTCCGAAATTAACGCGTAAGCTGAAAAGGGAGCTGGAGGAACAATTTGATGAGTCATGGATTGGCTATACAGCCTGGCTGTATGAAATGAGGAAAAAGGTTAAGCAGCTTGATTTGCCCTTTGAAGAAAAACAGCAAATTCTTTGGGACATTCTAGCTGATGAATATAAGGATGAGGCTGCCAGGCAGAGGGCTATTCTTTTAAGTCAGGGTTAA
- a CDS encoding ABC transporter substrate-binding protein produces MKKLWIAVSAFFIILCPSLEGNAFAKERQADELVLALTKEPRLGFDPTVGLDGAGNGFIYSTLLSLNEKMEITYDLAEEYQVSEDKLKWEFKIRDDARFTDGHKVTAHDVANSFQLAKSRGEIKSLEGLKRVQVIDDYTVQFLFERPLSSFVYSVASIGILSSESYGKGNEREPVGSGPYQLVKWNKGEEAVFVRNDGYYGHQPFFRRIKVLFVSEDEAYAMAKEGRADLVQSTGVYAGDKVAGMETLVLDRAGNRGLSLVTIPAGASLNGAVAGNDVTADPAIRQAIQAGVDREKIVEKVLNGYGQASLSAASGLPWSQSAKAGENKDMAEELLRIGGWADSDNDGILEKKGIKAIFPIAFPFDDSIYKAMALELKEQLADMGIQITIQESTWPEMKRSIQAGASLMKSESYNPFDIYYLYHSTNRGIGFGNPSLYGSEMVDAAIEKALLSGDYADWKKAEELALEDVPIVWLVTVPQVYFVKKELHIGNTIAPSSYPLSVLNGAQNWRLE; encoded by the coding sequence ATGAAAAAACTATGGATAGCAGTCTCCGCTTTTTTCATTATTTTATGTCCTTCCCTCGAGGGAAATGCTTTCGCCAAGGAAAGGCAAGCAGATGAACTGGTATTAGCGCTGACAAAGGAGCCAAGGCTCGGCTTTGACCCAACGGTCGGTTTGGATGGAGCAGGAAATGGCTTTATATATAGCACGCTTTTATCTTTAAATGAAAAGATGGAAATTACCTATGATCTCGCTGAAGAATACCAAGTGAGTGAAGATAAATTAAAATGGGAATTCAAAATCAGGGATGATGCCCGGTTTACTGATGGGCATAAAGTGACTGCACATGATGTGGCCAACTCATTCCAGCTGGCAAAGAGCAGGGGAGAAATAAAAAGCCTTGAGGGATTAAAGCGTGTGCAGGTAATAGATGACTATACGGTTCAGTTCCTATTTGAAAGGCCATTATCCTCATTTGTTTATTCAGTCGCCTCCATTGGCATTTTGTCTAGCGAAAGCTATGGTAAAGGCAATGAAAGGGAGCCGGTTGGCTCAGGCCCTTATCAGCTTGTAAAGTGGAATAAGGGAGAGGAAGCTGTGTTCGTGCGCAATGATGGGTATTATGGCCATCAGCCTTTCTTTCGAAGAATAAAGGTCCTTTTCGTATCAGAGGATGAAGCATACGCGATGGCGAAGGAAGGTCGTGCTGATCTGGTTCAATCGACTGGGGTGTATGCAGGGGATAAAGTAGCCGGGATGGAAACGCTAGTGTTGGATAGAGCAGGTAACCGAGGGCTTTCGCTCGTGACAATCCCAGCGGGCGCTTCTTTAAATGGGGCAGTGGCAGGCAACGATGTCACGGCCGATCCGGCTATACGACAGGCAATCCAAGCTGGGGTAGACCGGGAAAAAATCGTGGAGAAGGTACTGAATGGATATGGACAAGCGTCGTTGAGTGCGGCCAGCGGTCTGCCATGGAGTCAGTCGGCTAAAGCTGGGGAAAATAAAGACATGGCAGAAGAGCTATTGAGAATAGGGGGCTGGGCCGATTCCGATAACGACGGCATTCTTGAGAAAAAGGGGATAAAAGCGATCTTCCCTATTGCTTTTCCGTTTGATGACTCTATTTATAAGGCCATGGCTCTTGAGCTGAAGGAGCAGTTAGCAGATATGGGAATTCAGATAACGATTCAAGAGAGCACATGGCCAGAAATGAAAAGGAGCATACAAGCAGGCGCTTCTTTAATGAAGTCGGAATCATACAACCCATTTGACATCTATTATCTATATCATTCAACTAATCGCGGAATTGGATTTGGCAATCCTAGCTTGTATGGATCAGAGATGGTGGATGCTGCCATTGAAAAGGCACTTTTAAGCGGAGACTATGCAGATTGGAAAAAGGCAGAGGAACTGGCACTTGAAGATGTGCCGATTGTCTGGCTCGTTACTGTCCCTCAGGTGTATTTTGTGAAGAAAGAGCTTCATATAGGCAATACAATAGCGCCGTCTTCTTATCCGCTATCCGTGCTAAATGGTGCGCAAAATTGGCGTTTAGAATGA
- a CDS encoding nitrite/sulfite reductase — MAYDKFWENNEKVNKTEKTKLEKDGLRILDDIPEYAKNGFASIPKDQWDLFKWAGLYLQRPKEDGYFMMRVNVPSGILSKDQVEALAGIARDYGRGVFDITTRQAVQFHWLEIGEIPDIFNRLEAVGLSSVGACGDITRNIVGNPIAGIDPNELFDTSGIVKEVFDFFQNNEDFSNLPRKYKMSISTNLHNASNAEINCISFTPAVKVLDGVEKQGFHLKIGGGLSARPFLAQTLDAFIEPERTLEVAVAVTTIFRDYGYREKRHLARLKFLMADWGTEKFLAKIQEYTGPLPTRGEEPVGEWNAGYFYGVHDQKQEGLKFLGFNVPVGRLDADEVFELARISDKYGNGEIRTCNSQNLIIPNVPAEHVEALLAEPIFERITIKPNSFIGHAVSCTGIEYCNLALVETKERMRSIALELDEKILLDVPVRMHMVGCPNSCGQRQIADIGLQGMKVRNANKEMVEAYEIYVGGTLNAGGEFNEKLKGKIPAEDLTGVLLQLLTYFKEEKYAGESFYDFKHRVGLTAIQEALDSILGLGSHGVSV, encoded by the coding sequence ATGGCTTACGATAAGTTTTGGGAGAATAACGAGAAAGTGAATAAAACGGAAAAGACGAAGCTTGAAAAGGATGGCCTTCGCATCTTGGACGATATACCGGAGTATGCAAAGAATGGTTTTGCTTCTATCCCAAAGGATCAATGGGATCTATTTAAATGGGCAGGGTTATATCTGCAGCGCCCAAAGGAAGATGGGTATTTCATGATGCGAGTAAATGTGCCATCAGGGATTCTGTCGAAAGACCAGGTTGAGGCGCTCGCTGGCATTGCCCGCGATTATGGACGGGGCGTATTTGATATCACGACACGCCAGGCGGTTCAATTTCATTGGCTGGAGATTGGAGAAATTCCGGATATTTTCAACCGTCTGGAAGCAGTCGGTCTATCAAGTGTGGGCGCCTGCGGAGACATCACAAGGAATATTGTCGGCAATCCGATTGCGGGCATCGACCCGAATGAGCTCTTTGATACATCAGGAATCGTTAAGGAAGTGTTTGATTTCTTCCAGAACAATGAGGATTTCTCTAATTTGCCGCGGAAATATAAAATGTCCATCAGTACGAATTTGCATAATGCATCAAATGCTGAAATCAACTGCATCTCCTTCACTCCTGCCGTTAAGGTGCTTGACGGCGTGGAGAAGCAAGGCTTCCACTTGAAAATTGGAGGCGGATTGTCTGCCCGTCCTTTCCTTGCACAAACGCTTGATGCCTTCATTGAGCCTGAGCGAACATTGGAAGTGGCTGTTGCGGTCACGACGATTTTCCGTGATTACGGCTATCGGGAAAAACGTCATTTAGCTCGGCTGAAATTCCTGATGGCGGATTGGGGAACGGAGAAGTTCCTTGCCAAGATCCAGGAATATACGGGTCCGCTGCCAACTCGCGGAGAGGAGCCTGTTGGAGAATGGAATGCCGGATATTTTTATGGCGTGCATGACCAAAAGCAAGAGGGTTTGAAGTTTTTGGGCTTTAACGTGCCGGTGGGGCGTCTTGATGCGGATGAAGTATTTGAGCTTGCGAGAATCTCAGACAAATACGGCAATGGGGAAATCAGGACTTGTAACTCGCAAAATCTCATTATTCCAAATGTGCCAGCAGAGCATGTGGAGGCGTTATTAGCAGAGCCAATCTTCGAGCGAATTACAATCAAGCCGAATTCGTTTATCGGTCATGCAGTTTCCTGCACAGGGATTGAATATTGCAATCTCGCATTAGTGGAGACAAAGGAACGGATGCGTTCCATCGCCCTCGAGCTTGATGAAAAAATTCTATTGGATGTTCCTGTTCGTATGCATATGGTAGGCTGCCCGAATTCCTGCGGACAGCGCCAAATAGCGGATATCGGCCTGCAAGGGATGAAGGTGAGAAATGCTAATAAAGAGATGGTTGAGGCCTATGAAATCTATGTCGGCGGAACATTGAATGCAGGCGGAGAATTCAATGAGAAGCTGAAAGGAAAAATCCCGGCTGAGGATTTAACAGGTGTTCTCTTGCAGCTGTTAACGTATTTTAAAGAAGAAAAGTATGCTGGCGAATCATTCTATGACTTTAAGCATCGAGTTGGATTAACAGCTATTCAAGAGGCGCTTGATTCCATTTTAGGGCTTGGTTCACATGGCGTTTCTGTATAG